The genomic DNA GACCTCCTGAATTCAGAAGTAAATACTATACTGGAAAAACAAtgttacatgcacacaaatacacacatgcatgttggCATGGGTTCAGTCTCCATGTAACTCATGTCTAAACATTTTTCATCCTCATTCTGCATGTTTTCTCCTCTCATTCCAGAACATGCCATTTTTCATCCTACCAGCAGTAGTCTTTGACCCTTCCTAACTTTCCCTTGTTCCCTCCTACCCACATGTCATCTCATCATCACATCCACCCCTCAGTATACTGCATATACCTGCTCACCTGCCCTTCCTTTTTGTCAGATTGTCTATTGAGTTCTCACTTTTGTATTCCAGCCCTTTGCTCTGCCTGCATTCCTGTTTATATACCCTAGCCCACACCCATGTTGTGTTTTGCCTGCTTTCTTTTGATTTGTTTGCctcactgactgcagaacgtgTTTTTGTCTTCTTACAAAACAAACTGTCTTTCCGGCTTTACCTGTCTTGCCTCTGTGCCATGCTTTTAAGTCCTCACCAATGTATCAGAACTCTTATACATATACCAGTGTCACCCACCACAAACTCACCAGATTTATAGTAAGGCGCAGGTACAGCCATCTGCACTGTGACCTTTAGCCCCTCCACTTGTGTATTGGGTGGAGCCACCAGGTAGATGAGTCCCCCCCACAGGTTCCACACTTGTATCATCTCTGAGGTAACAGGAAATTGCACATGAACACACGGTGCTCTCTTCAATTCTTCAGCATGTAGTCTGTCTGTTTGACAGCCTATCTGAACCTAAGGAAGACATTGAATATATGTTACCACTTTGTAAAGTATGTATAAAATACAGCATACTTTGTTATGTAGTTACATGTATGAGTCAAAGGATGTGCGGCTggcaagatagatagatagaaggaGTAGTAATTAAATTATATGATTCTCATAAGTCAGCTTCAGCAGTCATTAACATTCCTACTGCATAGAAAGCACATAGCAGCTTATTGGATATGAATAACTGATCATACGTTACAACAACAGTTAGTTCTGAACAAGTCATTTGATTGAACAAGAGGCATTCCGTGAGTACTGATATGTATATTAAAAGCATGGGACTTTTAACTACACATGTATCACTCCGCTTTACAGGCATTCTTATAACCTTTCATTACATTAACACCATATTTTAAGAGCAAGGAAATCCCCTCTGCCAGATAGCATTGCGAAAAAATCCTGAACAAAATTCCGCCTGGCGCCAAAGCCCTCTATCTGCAGCCAGGAGGGTAAGTGCTGTGACAGACAGCTTCTGGTATACTGGCGTTCCGCTGAGAGTAAACCAGATGTGCATAGAGGCAGGGACAGACATGTCTTACACCAACCACAGCCTGAGGGCATCTGCCATACAGAAACTGTACGATGTGGGACTCATGGTGAGGGAGATCAAGGCAGATAGTGGGGATAGATAAGATGCTTTATATTAAGAGACAAAGACTACGAATTGTGCTACTGTGAATTGTGATTTATAATGAGTGGTGAAACATAAAACATCTAAACTAAAAACTTTTTGTTTTGCATGTCTGAAAGCTCATTAAAAAGATACTGGAGACCATCCATGGAGAGACATGGAGCACAGTACTGTCTAATCAAGCTGTAAGTGGAATCACACATGCCAACTGTCAACAGACTCTTATGCCACTGGTTGCATAGTAAATGGAAAGAGACATGAGTACAGAGTAGAGATGAGTACATTACACAAAGTAGCTGGCCTGTGGTAACATATAGACCTACACAAAGTAGCAAGCTAGTGTACAGAAAAATGTTGCTTAGTTAGGAACAGTCCACACCCAGTTCAGTTGCATAACTATTTCTGTTGGTGGAGCCAAATTAATGATTAATAAACAAGCAAATGATAATCTGTTGTCACATATTACTGTTAACTAATAAATGGCGCTCCCTCTCATGTGATATTACCTAATTGCCTTGATTTGTTATGAGGGGAATTTCTGTTTTAACCTAACCCATTTCGGCTTTGTATCTAAAGTTTCTCATTTGACCTCATAACtgatgtttaaatttaattttgtgTACCGCACCTTCCATCCCTGGGTGACAATCGCTGCTGGCACGGCTATGTAGGTCTTCATACCAGGGGACAGGTAGAGACCTGTACTGATCCACTCCTCCCCtcctgacacagacacagacacagacagacacacacacacacacacacacacacacacacacacacacacacacacacacacacacacacacacacacacacacacacacacacaacacacacacacaatatgtgtATATAAATGCAATGAAAAACCACAAAGATTACAATATATATTTAGTTCTCCACAcaaagtatgtcaaaagaatAATCACTGTTCTGCAAATTAGAATTCCAGCATTTGTCTACAAGTGAGGTCTTACCTGCTGTGTTAGCATTAATCTTGATTCTGTAGTTATAGACAACTGGCATCAAGGGATTATCCTTAATAAGGTAGGGCAGGAGGGCATCAGGATCTGGGCAAACCTTATATACTTCTGCCCCTAAACTAAGGAGTAAGTGGTCCCTGGGACTCTTCACAGGGGAGCTGTCACACACCTTGAAAATGAATGATGAGTGTTATAAGAGGTTCCTCACAGTATCACAGTATGTGCAgctaagaaaaaaacatcagactCCATGCAGACATATTATGGAACTATTTGTAGTATTGTTCCTACAGTACAATTATTTGtatgataattatttattaccCCTTCCACTTATATCTCCAAGGTAACTCATTCGCTGGagaatagattaaaaaaaactaactgaaaaggcaaaaacaaaggGGACCTTTCTTCTTTCTCACAAATTATTTACAATCACATAGTCATTCACGGCCCACCTGTGGCATGCCGGACTTCTTCAAGATGCCGCTGAGTGTGGAAACGACCTGTGTATAGGAGGAGCAGTCGTGAGCCTTCATTTGCAAGTAGGTGATGCAGTCCCCACTCAGTTTTTTTAGAtattcctcctcctgctctgtaAGTTCTTCCCCCTCTGTGACATGACCAGCAAAGCGGTGTAGAAGGTGGCGGAAGTGGTAGGCGTCTTTGATTGCCTGGCTAGGCACAGGGGCCTTGTAGGAACCTTCACCAATGTATTTCTCCAGCAGGCTCAAGCCCATTTTGTTCAGGATCTTGTTTCCTGAAAGACAAGACACTTGACCTGATCTATGTGTTGCACAGTTCAAACTCTCAGGGATAAGGTTTGACTGTCATGTTTGTGCAGATTTGTTATGTCATAAAACAATAGTCTAcgttctttcttttttagatTTGCCTTCATCAGTGTCtagtctgtcttgtgtgtgagTTATTAGTCCTGATGTTTTCTTTTCAGTTCAGCTGTCTATTATGCTTTTTCTAGCTGCTCTGCTTGCTTTGTCGGTGTGCATGTCATTTTAATGGTGGAGCTAATTTTGGCCtcttccatttatttatttccttatTATTTTTTAGGTGCTACAGCCATCCTCTTACAGTATGCTTTGGCCCAAGTAGTCTGAAAGTAGATGACAATGGGCCATTTCCCTGACCCGACTGGCCCTGACTGTCATTAGAAAGGAGGTTTCAGATGTTGCATACAATCTGACAATAACTTTATTTGAAAAATACTGAGCCCTTCAATGTTCCATCGTACCTGATTTTTCTGTACTTGTGTAGTTGAAAATGTGATTTCACTTAAAGTCTAGTACAATACatcaaattatataatttatttttattatatataatattatacatGGTCccttacaaatgaaaaaaatcattacGTGGTATATTTTCATTATATTGAAATTGGCAGCGGCACATTGTCATACCTGTGAAATCTGTGATTGGGTTTTGCCCAGGGTGTGTCTGTGCCCAGTACCAGGCATGTCCACCAATCAGCAGGCCTCCTCCCTCTGCCACAAAATCTTGTATTTCCTTCACATGTGCATCGCTATACGctgtacacacaaatacactcagGTCTTCCCTGAAGTTTGTCTTCTCACACGTAAAGTCTGACTTGCTGAAGAGGTTAAAGGCTTCGTTGAGATCTGGAACTACTCCGACAACCCCATTTCGGCCTTCGTCCAACCAATGAATGGCATTGTTCCAAAATGGAGCCAGTGTCTGTGATGAAGGTTTATCCAAGAAAGACAgtttgttaatcacaaaaaaacatttggcaGATTAAGGATATGTAATTGACAAATAGATTAATCTGATTGGTTAAATAATTAATCCACCCGATTAGCCAAAAACAGACACCCATCTGGTTACTTCATCTAAAGAATTTTTCTCAATTGAAAATCTACAAAATTATGATAAACAGATGATGAACAAATCATTTATTAATTATCTGTGGCCCTGAGAGTGGTTTTGTCAGGGAGGGGCCAGACTAGGACCTAGACCTAGTTTCGCATTGGCAGACctaggtctggctacaccacagacaCTTTCTAGGATAGGAGCAAAAAACTCTctaggttgtttgcatttctttaaaccagacctttaaagttaaagacgcagcaacggtggctctgcaaaataggaaATGTTCTCAGGAAATGGAATATTTGCACCCACGTgagataaaatattaaatgaagttaactgttcacacaatacagtaacgtgagctatttaaattagctgaatgtatggttaaacgtaatttgctcttaccactGTATCAccatgtgtacttcgtccacagcaatccctgCCAATCcttcccaaaacgtcccagttagatagtaaatgccgtaaacatattctttgtaaatctttacagtcatttaCTTGAAGAACCAAacaggcctgccttattgcgcaatccaaattttcttcaaaacttgccattttcagcgtgtggcttgctagctcaaaggttgttttttttttcgtaGCGAAGGGATTTTCAGAACGGCAACATACAcagagcagaaggtgagggacatcaggCGTGTGAGCTACGTGCTGGATCTTAACCTTAGTAGTGCTTTGTCATTGGatttctgtgctagtcatggattggcAATAAATAACACCCTGTTCGAGCATTAGGGGATTTCTAAGTGTACCTGGTCCAGGATACCGTAGGCCAAAGATCGAAAATGTACTTTGTGGTCGTATCATTACATATGCGGTCGTATTGGACATTTGGCTGACGAAGGGAACAGAGCTATCACGATCATGAGTTGATTTAGACAGCTGGGGAGGATTCCGAGACAGAACTGGCAAACCCAAATATGTAAAAAGAGTGAACTGGGAACATCTGGCTAAGAAAACTGTCTGCTGTCTGAGATCAAATGACTGGGAAGGCCTTAGCATGTGATTTACATACTTTAAATACTAATCAAAACATTTGGTGGAACCccatatttctgtttatttaatcAAATAAATGATTTACTCATTCAAACCCCACCTCTCGTCTCAGAAGTCCTTCATGTGTAATCACAACAACTCGTCCCTGCCCATAGAAGGCTCCTGCCAAGAACACTCGGCCATCCTCGGTGGTACCTATTGGGAAGGCTAGTGAGCCGTGGACCAGAAGCTCAGAAGCTACTACCCCATTCTGGAGGTCAAACTCTGACACCCCTTGGAGTAAGAACTCTAAGTCGTCCTCAAAATCCTTACTGATTCTGAAAttgaaaggggagaggaaaagagaagtgCCAAATATGAGAGAAACACTGTATTACATACATATTCTGATTCTGttttcaaaaaagaagaaacataagggaGAATGAAAGAGACAGTGGGAGAGGAGAGTCACATtcggcctctctctctccagccaAATTTCCACTTTCCCAGGCCCCTTCATTGCCATTCTCTACCTGTCCACCAGATGCCTTCTAACTTTTTTACCTCCACCAGTCACCTGACTCTCACATCCAGCCACTCCCTCCTGCCCTGCAGTAACCCTTTCAGCTATTTCCATCAGCTGACCTTCCCCACCTACATGCAAAACTGTTTCCATTCCCTCATCAGCCCTGCTTTGCATATACCTCTCCCTTTTCCCTAGTCAGTTGTCAGATTGTCAATGTTTCTTTGTTGTTTCATGGCTTTTCTTTCGAGCCACCTGAATCTGTACCTGAACTGTGCCTAATTCCTAACTTTGAACACTGAAACAGGCTGCAGTTGAATAGTCAAAATAAATTACACCTTATGTCTTTTGTTAACTACTTTTCATTGACCTTGATGGGAATTGTAATGAGGTGAGGAAAGATGTGAAGGAGAATGCATAAGAACTTAGGTTAAGAAAACCCTTGGTATTAAGAAATTCCAACTACACTCGGCTACATAATTATGAGACTGCAGATTTTATTGACATGCGTCTGATGTGGTAAAACTACAAGATTCAAAAGATGGACTTCAAAAAGCGCATCTGGATACCTCACCCCAAGGGTTCTTACTGTGTTGCTTCATGCAGGCTCTCTATAAACGTGGGCAAGCCAGTAAAAAATATAACTTTTAATATGCTGATTATGAATGGCTGAATGGTGCGTCACTTTATATGTTGTTGCTGCAAAGAATTATGGGAGGGCATATCTCCTTTGCTTTTGTAAAGGATAGTCCAGAGTATCCTAAGCAAAAGGAGGTAATAAAGAAAGTATTGAAGCTCCTTACCTTAGCATTTAGAGAATTCAACCTGCTCTTATCAAGGCTATCTTAGATACTTCTGGGTCATTTCACTCTGTTAGCAACCTTTCTAGGCAAAAAGGACTATAAAAGCACAGCTTTGCAACCCATCCTTGCTGCCTCGCATCCCCTGACAAAGACACGAGCAGAAAAGAAATTTCCACTTTGGAAAGGGCTATACCTATTATTTTTAGCCATAGTAATGACATTCTCCTAAATATATAAATGGTGGTCTTTCTGTTAGTTGGTCCACCACATCAAGACTGATATATTTCAACAGGTACTGGCTTCTGAATTTTTTTACAGACATTCAAGGTGACCAGAGGATGAATCTTACTGACCTTTTGGTGACCTAAGTTTTTAGTGAAATGTCTCGACAAAAATTGGATGGTATGACATTTTGAACACGTATCCATGGTGCCCAAAGttaaatcctaatgactttggtgcattcctgacttttcatctacaGGTCAAAGACTATGAATCCTAATAAAGTCAGTGATCCCCTTCCTTTTCCCCTAGCTCCACCATGAGATTGAGGTTTAAAAAATACAtgaacaactattggatggagtGCCATTAAATTTGGTATTGACATTCATATTCCAAtcagaatgaaatgaaataacttTGGTgaccccctgacttttcctctagcgccctCATCAGAACAAAATTCAAATTTGTCCAATTtaatcatattttttaaattcaacataAATGAGATGAAGTTATtcagaatttaaaataaaacagtaaaataattaATGAAAAAGAACTACGACTAAATgcctgcaaaatgaatggggGTCCCATCAGGCTCAGCTgtgctttgtgtttagtgcttatTAGcaaaaatgttagcatgctaaaatgctAAACTGACGAGatcatggtaaacattataccatCATTGTCAGCATGTTATAAAGCTAATGTAACATTTACCTCAAAGCCTAAATACAGCAACACGGAGCGGATAGCATGGCTGCAGGATCTTTGTATTTTGTTATCTTGTTAAAATTATCCATTTAACTTGAATATAAAATTTAAACAAAGTTGTGGAGAAGTTTTAAGATTCACAGAAAATCTGCCATTCCACAACTTGGCACCTGTTTAAATttgcaaagaagaagaagtataAACTCACACTCTAGCCATCCATGAAGATGGGATCTGTGGGTAGACAGGCAGGCACTCTACCTCCACCTGATGTTTAGAGAAGTAGATCCCTGCCACACCAGCAACCTTATTCCCCTCAAACTGAAGCAGCGTGTTCTCCTTAGGGTGCATTTCAGCCCAGCTCCATGCCTGGCCCGCTATCAGCACTCCTCCTCCAGCTTTCAGAAATGCCACCAGGTCCTTCACGTCAGCACCCACGCTGTAGGCATCtgtcacatacacacccacCCCCAGATTGCCACTGAAGGCCCCCACAACTTTGGCTTGGAAGCTGGATTTGCTGATTTTATCAGCAACTGCCTTGATGTTTTCGTGGATCCCCACAGACAGGTTGTCAGATCCATCTCCTCTCAGCCAGGTCAGAGCGTTCTCTACCAGAGCAGGAAACGCGGTCAGGTAGCCCTCATGACCCAGAACCACGATCCTTCCACGGCCGTACAGAGAGGCTGCCATCAGGACCTGTCCTCGGCCGTTCATTGCTAAAGGAAATGCATGGTCTCCAATTAGCACCAGGTCACTGGGAACACAGGGGCCCTGGAAGTCCAGCTCTCTCAAGCCTCTCATCAGGGACATGTAGGCCccttcatttttattttggatGGGCTGGTTGGACATGGTGAGATGGATCAATTCTCGGAAGTTCTgatgagaaggagagaggatggCAAAAGAAAACTGAAATGAGTCAGATGTAAATAGTGTTAGAACATTACAGCACTGTTAGAACAACAAAATATCAATCTAAAACTTCAGCTTCAAAGACAAAAAGTATATTGGGTAAAGTATGAATTACCTTACCAAAAGTGTACTGATTTtcatcacaaacaaaactaacacAAAGCAGAAAGTTGGGTTTTTACCTGAAAGTTAAGTTGGCTTGTTGCTTGTATAATTACACTGTGTGACACAGCTTGTCAAACAGGCAATGCTCCAATAACACTTcctgacagaaaagaaaagtgcATATAAATGAGAGCAAGAGCAGTAGGGACTGTTTCAGTCAACAAAAGGTAAATACAATAAGAGGAAGGACTTCACTCAGAACAACCCAACGACTCTGACTATGCGTCTATAATGTTATTAAGGGAAAAAACAACACCCTTGTGTCACACCCTGTTTTACTAGCTAAACGCCTAATTATGTGGGTTGAGACAGAGACAAATCCTGGCTATGCAGGTATAAGAAACCTGTTCATCTAGTCAGTAAAAGTAAATATTTGTAGTGAGACTGCAATAATAtattgactgtaaaatgccacaTTTGTGTATTAATTACTTAAAGAAATATGGAGGTGTTGTGTTGCACTAGAGACATATAATACAATACTTTGCAATAATGGTaaacaaacatgttttaatgtttatgaTCAAATAAGAATTATAAGGTAAGTCATCATAAATGATCCCTGCTAAGCAGCAAGAAGTCACAGATGTATATTTTTAGTAATTTGTGGTACCATATACTTTTTGATTTCGCTAAAAGCACAATAGTCAACTAATATTGCATGACTGCGTTGGCATCAACCCAGCACTCGAACCGTAAAGTAACCCCATAATTTTGTTGATGAGGCAAAGTCCAACTTATAAAGGTCATATACCAAATATCCAAACAAATAGCATGTATTTGGCTATAGATGAAATACTGCAGATGTTTACCTGCTTTGTAAACACTTTTGAGCCTTTGTGCGTCTGATCTATTTCTCAAATCATCGAAATGCACAGACTTGGTTACAATGGGAACAGAACTTACATAAAGGTATAATATGTAGTTGGGCCCTGCTCTCCTCCCCGACTCAGAGCCAGAGGGAGAGCCCAGCAATTGTCGAGCAAGCTAGTGAATGACAAGAAGGAGCGCCGAACAAAGCAGTGAGTCAGAGGATTAAACTTTTTGCAGTCACAATGCAGTCTGCATGGAatgcattacattacactgatgtaatgtaatgcatggAATGCTGCTCGGGTGTGTAGAAAGTGCGTCCCTCCAAATCATTAAAACAAGGCAACACAAgccaataaatataataaaggcttttaaaactTTACCCTCCTGAGTGGCTCAGTGTCTcgattaaacatttttattttattgtttaacCTGATTGTTTTACAGCAGTtatgttctaaagcacaaacaaatacacactcaCCTCCGTGGGAAGATGCCGCATTGCCGGTGTCGTGCCAAGGCACTGCCCTGCCAGGATTTGCATCCCCTGAGTGCGAGTGCACTCAGAGAATTCATCTCATAAATTACATTATGGAACAAATAGCGACTTGGAAGACTCGACAGGGTTTAACAAGGCACTCATTTAGCTAcataaatatgtttatttgtctgTTGCGACGTTAATGCATTGTTTAGTAGGGGAAAGTGGGGTGAGTTGTGCCAGTTTTTACTCAAAGTGACTTTAAAGTGAGGCCATGACAGTAATGCCTTCAACTTAAGGATGTACATATATTTCAGGATGTGGTGCATCCCTGAGAACAATAACTTTGGatctgaaataaatattttcagGTCTCGTGGCACAACTTGCCCCTGGTACGGGGTAAGTTGTGCCTTTGGGGGAATACGTTGGGGTAAATTGTGCCAGTGATTTCTGAAgtaaaacagaacattttaatgTTATAAACTGTAATGCTATATGAAAGCAAGACAAATGCAATACAAAATTACTCATTTAAGGTTTATTTAGATATTGTTACTCTATTAAACTGTTGGAATAAGTAATATTTTGTAGTTTGGGAAAACACCAAAAACTTAAATACACAATATGTGATATTTGTGaatcatttcaggaaaaaaaggcTTTGGCAATAGATGCCTGTTTACATACATAGAACGCTGTCTGTCAATTATATAACATATAAGAATAAAGTGACTAGGCTAATTTCTAAACATCCTATTGTGACCACTTAAAAACTTAATAAAACTTCTCTTTAATATCATAGTGAaggaaaaaaactgttttttgagCTAAAATGTGCTTACTTCTGATGCCATGTGTCTCCCTTCTTTGAAGGATGAGTAAAATGGATGGCTTTTCAAAATGATgtggtcacatgaccaatttaTTCTATGGTTTTCCAAAAACAAGGGGTGGATCTACTTCCCCCCTGGCACAAATCACCCCACTCTCTCCTACTGTGGATTAATCGACATTGTTTTCCAAAGTTCCATATTGCCATGCACCTTAGCTGCATAGGCCGACTAATAGGCCTATCTATGTGACTCGATATCATATGCAGGTTTATGAACAATATTTTTTCCTTTAATCTAGGCAACCTCCATCTGTCCATTCTCAGCGGGTGTGGTCTGACAAGGATGCTCTGTCTTTGCTAACCCGTCCCTCCCTGCCCTCTAACGTGATTCCTGTGTTAATTTAATTGATATGGCTTTTCAATTAACCACTTTGTTCACCTGTCTACCATATTAGTTACAGAGGGGATACACATAATAtcaggttgttttttgtgtAGGTTTAACCCTCTGTAACTTTTCCTATAAAAGAGCAGACATCTCTATATTATCTCAGGTTGTTCATGGTGACCAaaagaacacagaaaataacacaCATGATGGCAGGTACACATTATATCAGGTGAAAAAAACGGCCTTATATAATAGGTATCTCCTCTGTAACTCGTATGGTAGACAAAGCAGTTAACTAAAAAGCCATGATAAACTACCGGGGTGAAGTTAGTTTAATGTTTGATATTCGTCGGTTTTCACGGATGTTACCCTTCAATAGGTCCTTGTCAAAGCCTCCATTTTATTCAGTTACAGGGTATGTTGGAGAGGTATATAGACAGACGTTTCACAGttatttttaactcaaaatcaccaaaaaatAACGACACAGTTTAGAGCGCAAAGAACTGAATGTCTGTCCAACGCGCCCGTCACAATAGACGTATTTAGGGACCATAAATAGGGAAAACAGGGATCATAAAATTGCAACTCCACTCATTTTAAtcttcattaacttttttgttttacaacatagacatctcaaaccacttccattaaagagagggagagccatTAAGCATTTCACACTTGtgaattagtaaaaataaataaatataaataaagatgtagGCTATAGTTACCATTAAATATGGTAGTTTCAACCATTTTCTAATTAATGAATATAttgacatcaaaccacctgtaatatgtctcaggCATCCTCCcagaactttcacagctgttagtttgtgaaaagaaTACTTTGAAAATACCGTATATCCCTGATCTGTTGGCTAtttaatgcatatttaaaggttATCAATTTAATAGGTTTGTCATTTATGAATATATTGACATCAACCCACTtgtaatatgtctcagacatcTTTTCCCAACTTTCACAGCTATTAGTTTGTGAAAACGTCTTTAGCAAATCCCttagcatcctcatcagtgacctattgtatataaaatgcatatttaaaggttAGCTGGGGCAAAGGCTGTTAAGTTGAGGTTCGGTTGGACGGTTCCAGTTCCTACCTATTATTGATTGTTAATGATGCATTGCATACTTGTATGGCTAAATGGGCTTTTGGGATTATGTCTGAGACATATTAGAGGTGATTTGATGTCCATATCTTCAGAAATGACAAACATATTGAAATAACCTCTAAATCTGCATTTGTTAcaaaatttatttttacaaggttttttttcacaaagttAAATATGTGAGAGGTTGTCTGAGATATGTAAGAGGTGATTTGTTCTCAGTAAATTCATGAAGGAAAAACCTATTGAAGTGATAACTTTTAAATGTGCATTTTTTACACAATAGGTCACTGAAGATGATGCAGAATTTGTTCAGTACTAACAGCTAAaagctgtgaaagttgtgagATAACTgagacatgttacatatgttttGATGTCAATACATTCATTAAAGAGAAACCTATTAAAAGTATaacctttaaatatgcatttaataGCCAACAGATCACTGATATTGATAAGGTATTTTCAacgtatttttacaaaaactaacagctgtgaaagttgtaaAAAGATGTCTGAGAAATATTATAGGTGGTTTGATGCCAATATATTCAGAAATGagaaacctattaaattgaTAACCTTTATATATGCATTTTATAGACAGCATGTCAGTTATGCGGATGCTAAGGGATTTGCTAAAGACGTTTTCACAAAATTGCAGCTATGAAATTTGTAAAAGGATGTCTGAGACATATAACAGGTGGTTTGATGCCAAAAATATTCATAAATGagaaacctattaaattgatgacctttaaatatgcattttataTACAATAGGTCACTGATGAAGATGCTAAGGGATTTGCTAAAGACATTTTCACAAACTAAGAGCTGTGAAAGTTGGGAAAAgatgtctgagacatattacaAGTGGGTTGAT from Perca fluviatilis chromosome 2, GENO_Pfluv_1.0, whole genome shotgun sequence includes the following:
- the LOC120575210 gene encoding TRPM8 channel-associated factor homolog produces the protein MSNQPIQNKNEGAYMSLMRGLRELDFQGPCVPSDLVLIGDHAFPLAMNGRGQVLMAASLYGRGRIVVLGHEGYLTAFPALVENALTWLRGDGSDNLSVGIHENIKAVADKISKSSFQAKVVGAFSGNLGVGVYVTDAYSVGADVKDLVAFLKAGGGVLIAGQAWSWAEMHPKENTLLQFEGNKVAGVAGIYFSKHQVEVECLPVYPQIPSSWMARVISKDFEDDLEFLLQGVSEFDLQNGVVASELLVHGSLAFPIGTTEDGRVFLAGAFYGQGRVVVITHEGLLRRETLAPFWNNAIHWLDEGRNGVVGVVPDLNEAFNLFSKSDFTCEKTNFREDLSVFVCTAYSDAHVKEIQDFVAEGGGLLIGGHAWYWAQTHPGQNPITDFTGNKILNKMGLSLLEKYIGEGSYKAPVPSQAIKDAYHFRHLLHRFAGHVTEGEELTEQEEEYLKKLSGDCITYLQMKAHDCSSYTQVVSTLSGILKKSGMPQVCDSSPVKSPRDHLLLSLGAEVYKVCPDPDALLPYLIKDNPLMPVVYNYRIKINANTAGGEEWISTGLYLSPGMKTYIAVPAAIVTQGWKVQIGCQTDRLHAEELKRAPCVHVQFPVTSEMIQVWNLWGGLIYLVAPPNTQVEGLKVTVQMAVPAPYYKSGVTTAADWLLVRTAPSPWAELEFDNIILTVPSDVVRSLDRPDELAAHWNDIMRGIADLAAIPHKFPRKERFVTDVQISHGWMHAGYPIMTHKSIAAELVSTVHTGSEGLWGPIHELGHNQQRACWEFPPHTTECTCNLWSVYVHEEVLGINGIISPAQRNTHAEDYAKGGRKLSNWHVFVALETYLQLRDKFGWDAFKKVFAAYHKMSNFPSDNDGKMNLYAETFSQTVGMNLAGFFKAWGWPIQTVTEEKLSNLPPWTDHPMVQYD